From a single Silene latifolia isolate original U9 population chromosome 6, ASM4854445v1, whole genome shotgun sequence genomic region:
- the LOC141586224 gene encoding WAT1-related protein At3g30340-like codes for MAECLKWKPVIVILAVYFVLALLNILFKKVLDDGQSQLVIVSYRLIVGAIFLMPIAFFCERKSDSKLTMPILSHLFFSALMGATLTQYLLLMGIQYTSAAYSTAFTNIAPIFTFLLALLLRQENVNLRRKSGIAKVSGSLICIGGVVVLIFYRGFPLNHSGMSTSYHHAHNSKLDGRRNWTVGSLFLVLSILCWSGWFLIQARIGQMYPCKYTSTTVMSALGAVQSTFLCFAINRDTSVWILTGKLEIITVLFAGIFGSGLCYVGISWCVEQKGPVFTAAFSPVIQIFVVILDFTIFHEQVYIGSVYGSVLVVCGLYILLWGKNSDKVAVVNISKPAEVAECNGNSAPLTTVI; via the exons ATGGCAGAATGTCTTAAATGGAAGCCTGTTATTGTAATTCTGGCTGTTTACTTTGTGTTGGCTCTATTAAACATTCTGTTTAAGAAGGTTCTTGATGATGGACAAAGTCAGTTAGTCATTGTCTCCTACCGTCTGATTGTCGGTGCTATTTTTTTGATGCCTATTGCCTTCTTCTGTGAAAG GAAAAGCGATTCCAAGCTCACAATGCCAATCCTTAGCCACCTCTTTTTCAGTGCTCTAATGGG GGCAACACTTACTCAGTACTTGTTACTAATGGGGATCCAGTACACTTCTGCTGCGTATTCAACTGCCTTCACCAACATCGCGCCTATCTTCACTTTCCTTCTGGCTTTACTACTCAG GCAGGAAAATGTAAACTTGAGAAGAAAAAGTGGGATCGCTAAAGTATCAGGCTCGCTAATTTGCATAGGTGGAGTTGTAGTTCTGATATTTTACAGAGGATTTCCTCTGAACCATTCAGGAATGTCTACTTCATACCACCATGCTCATAACTCAAAACTTGACGGACGAAGAAACTGGACTGTTGGGTCGTTATTCCTAGTTTTAAGCATCTTATGTTGGTCAGGATGGTTTCTTATACAAGCAAGAATTGGTCAGATGTATCCATGCAAATACACAAGCACAACTGTGATGTCGGCTCTTGGTGCAGTTCAGTCAACATTTCTGTGTTTTGCCATCAACAGGGATACTAGTGTCTGGATTCTCACTGGGAAGCTTGAGATCATTACTGTATTATTTGCA GGAATATTTGGATCAGGACTTTGCTATGTCGGGATATCATGGTGCGTTGAACAAAAGGGACCAGTGTTTACAGCGGCATTCAGCCCTGTCATACAGATTTTTGTAGTGATATTGGATTTTACCATCTTTCATGAACAAGTTTACATCGGAAG TGTTTACGGATCGGTCTTGGTTGTTTGCGGTCTGTACATTCTTCTGTGGGGTAAAAACAGTGACAAAGTCGCAGTGGTGAACATCAGTAAACCAGCCGAAGTTGCAGAATGCAATGGAAATTCTGCGCCCTTAACTACGGTTATTTGA
- the LOC141586225 gene encoding uncharacterized protein C594.04c-like: MHSKTSDCMLDSHKKTPKIMEATTKSKHNNLKNLILALVVPLPSILFYIYFLRHYSNPDHLLASLWSWCYHHPFLVTFVLYFLNINVLFWVIANLQSNHWMIDPYWPAIPVMLVYYYATHPTSSYNPWRSKIVIIMTSLWSLRMSHNYFRREKWQFGVREDWRFSDMRQQYGHNWWWVSFLSIYCAQQIFMMGVTLPYYIIHTVEAPWSIWDLVAIAICLTGMIVAYYADTQLHEFRTQNEELKASGTPTIPILQKGLWQYSRHPNYFGEQLWWWGLGILAWSLGQRWILIGALVNTLCLSYVATLVEERMLKQSFRAEAYREYQKTTSVCIPWFKSSSLEETKDKTS, translated from the exons ATGCACTCCAAAACTAGTGATTGCATGCTAGATTCACACAAAAAAACACCCAAAATAATGGAGGCAACAACAAAGAGCAAGCACAACAACCTTAAGAATCTAATATTAGCATTAGTTGTTCCATTACCTTCAATCCTCTTCTACATCTATTTTCTCCGTCATTACTCGAACCCTGACCACCTTCTCGCGTCCCTTTGGTCATGGTGTTACCACCACCCTTTCCTCGTCACCTTTGTGCTCTACTTCCTTAACATCAATGTCTTGTTTTGGGTCATTGCTAATCTTCAATCTAACCATTGG ATGATTGATCCATACTGGCCAGCAATCCCAGTAATGCTAGTATACTACTATGCAACTCATCCAACCTCATCATATAATCCATGGAGGTCCAAAATTGTGATAATTATGACATCTTTATGGAGTTTAAGGATGTCTCATAATTACTTTCGTCGTGAAAAATGGCAATTTGGTGTTAGGGAAGATTGGCGTTTCTCTGATATGCGTCAACAGTATGGACATAATTGGTGGTGGGTCTCATTTCTTAGCATTTACTGTGCACAACAG ATCTTTATGATGGGAGTAACCCTACCTTACTACATCATCCATACTGTTGAGGCACCTTGGAGCATTTGGGACCTTGTTGCCATTGCTATTTGCTTGACTGGTATGATTGTCGCCTACTATGCCGACACTCAGCTTCATGAGTTTAGAACACAAAATGAAGAGCTGAAGGCGTCTGGAACACCCACCATACCCATTTTGCAGAAGGGGTTGTGGCAGTACTCTCGGCATCCAAACTACTTTGGGGAGCAGTTATGGTGGTGGGGACTTGGTATCTTAGCATGGAGCCTCGGACAACGCTGGATACTTATAGGTGCATTGGTTAACACCTTGTGCTTGTCTTATGTGGCTACTCTAGTTGAAGAGAGAATGCTTAAGCAATCCTTCAGAGCTGAGGCATATAGAGAATACCAGAAGACTACATCAGTTTGTATCCCTTGGTTCAAGTCATCGTCCCTTGAGGAGACAAAAGATAAGACCAGTTAA